ATGAAGCAGCTTGCTTTCATAAATCCATCTGAGTAAGTGGAGTTGAAGATCAAGCGGAATACTGCTCGtcgtttttttaatatactgaGTATCGATACTAAAGGTCAAAGATACATGAACATGCTGAGTGGTGTGACAAACACATGACAAAAGCCGAACATATTTTCCAGGAAGCACACCGTGAAGTTCTCGACACGCTTTACAAGCCATGGGAGAAAACTCCTGCGTGCAAGTGTTGACTGATTGCGTCCCTTTGCATTACTGTTGttatttcaaagaaacaaatattgttcctttttccatttttgtgaCTTACACTTTTGACATGAACAACTAGTTTTCTTTATATTCTGATTAGGAAAGGTTGGGGTGAACACTGATTACCGCCGATGTAGCCCACGTTTTTGTAGCTACAATGAGAAGTCACACATTTTACGAAATTTACTAGAATGCAGTTGTTGAAACAAGAAGCCAGCTACTGTGGAAACCCAGAaacgcaaaacaaacaaacaagcaactggtatattttattatacactgctgtgtattttatatgctaaaaaaaatatgtagctGTTGTGAGTAGGTTTCTATGACTGGAGGCGTGTTTCCAGTTACATGGGTAGTTGCTCAACGTTGGTGACCCTATTCACCGACTACTACGTCAGTTGCGAGAGGCTTAGTTTACCTCGTTTACGTTGTGTTGATGTAGTCTGCCTGCTGGCTCTCTAGAACTAAGAAGTTCTGTGTGAGAGACCGCGCGTGCGTTAATATGGCTTGTCTTCCGCATCTTCCGCTCTGTTAGTAACCGGAGGAAGTAGGAGAGTCCGGCTGTCCACTACCGACCGTCTCAAAGGAGGCAGTTGGTTTCGAGTCACACTGCAATTCTCCGAGGcatgtgaattttaaaaatctctagAAAGTGAACTCTGGACTATAAAGGACAAGGATCCAACACGAGTATATTTATATCTGACTCTCTTGTCATCTTGTTGGCCAGAGACGGCCCTTTATAATCTCGAAGGTATATGTATATAACgttattatttctgtattatgTCGTTTTAAGTCTGGTTCATTGTATAATAATACTAATCTGAATGTGTCTCTGTAGCTGTGTTGTCAGTTGGTTTGCgcaaacaaatgaaagcaaTCACCTGGACGAAGAGTCCGGAGGAGCGAAGCGGCTGAGCAGGTGTGCGAAGGGTAGCTGTTGGCTCTCTCCCTTTTCACCTTGGACCGTCCATTCCTCCCAGGAGTTTCATCTCAAATTACAGTTAACTAGTAAGCTTGTTACTACTTGCCTACTATACTACTAGAAACTCTGAATTATACTACTGACTTTTGTTGATTGTACCCTGAGCCACTTATTGTTCTCCTTTTTGTGAATCTCTGTGAtcacctttatttatttcacttggAAGAATTGGAACCCCGAGAATTAGTGATGGACAAAGCTGTATTTAAAAAGATAAGAAGAGGCGACAAGTAGAAACAGTAACTAAGTACATAATatcaagttatttttatttccatttgaAGTTTATGCTCAGTCTTAATGGGTGGCCCGATGTATGTCTTTGCATGTGGCTACTTCTTTTAAAGGAGAGGCTGTAAAGCTGTACCATACACTTTGTGCACCAAGAATGAAGAAGTTCTAGTTCCAGTGTTCAGCAGATGGATGCCGAAAAATATTTCGAGCAATTCATTCACAACCTTGTTTATGACAATCACGGTACATCAAACTTCCATCTAATTACcttatattttgcatttttctaaTTAGTCTTGCATCATGCATCCCTAATTACCTTGAATTATGCACTGTAGAATAGTAGTAAGCgttttagctgactgctagcaGTTAGCCATTCAGCTAGCGCCTGTAGCGGAGTACCGTGCACGTAACTCCTGGTGCTCAGTGAGCAGGGCCGTGCTGAGGGGCAGAAGGGGCATCTGCCTAGTGCCCCGAGCTTTTGATGCATGTGGTAACTAGGCTCCATTTTGTTCCCTGTGCCCCGGGCCCTGCGGGGGCGAAGAACGGCATAGAGCTCATAGAAGCACTCTGGGTATATGTTGTCCCCTCTCTTTCTTGCCCACTGGGTGCAGATTAGATGTCGTGTCacgccatgtcttcttgtttgtttagcCAGGTAAAATACGATTATCTTTCCGACGTGCAGTTTTATGTAggcatattaaaaaatatttgaatgttaCCCTCGTATTTTTCTGTCTGGGAAGATCTCTCGGTGTCGCACTCTTGACctctttggggaaaaaaaaaccctaggGGGAATACTAAGAAAGTCTGTATTGTCGTCTTATACGGGCTTCAGTTTTTTCGGCAATAACATTGGTGATTGCTTAAAGCTCTGTACGAGCCATCTCTCAAACCTAGATTCAACTTCTCATTCTTGATATTTTCTTTgcgtaaacaaattaaaaagtttaaaaagttttaaggCATCACATACAGATAGTGGCatgaaacgagatctgaacccagaaaattttaacagcagtggtgacaagcgggGGTCTAAACCCCTAAGTCATGTGGGTTTCCCGGTAGCAAGTCTGCGGAAAGAcgttttttgctttatttatccATCTTGTGTCATGTGACCATTGTTGCTGACAACGCGTTAAGCACTAAGCAATTAGCCATCCGGTAGCTCCTGGCAATGCCGCGTGCATCTGTGTCCGAGGTGCCTAGCGCGTGCAGCGGGGTCACAATGCTTCTGTTAGGTATGCGCACACTCTTATCCGGCGTTGACACGATAGTAGCCCAGCAACCGTCCGTGCACAATCAGGGGGAGAGGTGTAGGGGTGGCCTTAggtatgtgcaaactgtgcacctgcaTATAGCAACCTGTAACAGACAGGTGGGAGGGATATCATCGTTGTGAAAAATCTTTATCGTTCAGTTTTGATGCGTCCTTATGCCGAACGTCAGAAAAGTAATGCTACAATCAAACTCAATTCGCGGAATCTCAAGATTAGGCCCCCCTCCCATGTTTTCCTTTAATCTCATTCAAGGGGAGATGACCCTGCAACTCTGGGACTCCCACGTCTCCGTTTCCCCCTTTCTCAATGTGCCGGTCGACCACTTCAAGCCCCTATCCGCTATCAGCTGCTTGACAGATGAGTTTCTGGACTTCCCATCGCCATATTTGTAGACGTTAGTAGAACGAGCGCTCGCTAACTTCCTGCGGTCAGAGGCTCGACCCTCGGTGAACGCTGCATTGTGCACGCCCTGCTTCTCAAAATCCATTTCAACTGATGCAGGGCTGTGAACATGAGGCACAGCAAGCGGTAAGTAGCTCTGTTGAGAAAATATGTACACTTTGTGTACTGTAAGAACTTTtactctcgtgtgtgtgtgtgtatgtgtatgtgttttcacatttgtttatatgtgtgtgtttgggaaTTAATTTCTATTGTTTAActgcaaaactatttttttaaaatgtacacatcCGTTAAAttctattgtttttttaaacaattataaagTCATTCAGAAAACTTAGAACGATAATAGGACAGCCCGGATAATATCCCAATAACCTTTTGCCTTGCGAGTGTGCCTCTAAATGTATGAATTACATATTAATCTATTCGAAATCGTGTTTCATTCCGAATCCGATTGTCTCCTCAAGCAGGTCGGAAGGCACATGCATGAGGTCAGAGAAGAGAattgttcactttttatttaaacGCAGTCAAACTGATGAGTATTTTCTTCAACACATCCCCAGTCCCTGCTTACAAATATAGAATTGTCCCCATGGTCTAGTCATAGCTGAGTTCAGTTTGTGGAGAAGTCTGTCAGCCAGCCTTGACCTGTCAATTGCGCAGTTCGAGAACATTTTAGAATGTTTGGCAACGCAGATGTATGTGTCATACGTTCATGTCATATGGAGGGGAGGGCGCGGTGCTGTATACAgcgttctgcgcatgcgcgtggggTCAGGGCGTTTTTATGAGGAAGTGTAGGATCccatgtgtttgcatgtgtgatAAGTTGTTTCCAAGATACTGCATAGGTTTCGTATGATCCCGTGAAGGGAATGAGTAAAGCGAACACTAAACCTCATATTTCGCGTGCCGGAGGTTTCCAAGGGTGTATTTTTAAACTTCCGGTTTGCAGTTATTTTAGCAGCTTTTGTTATCGCGGTGACATTGGCTACATGCCATGGTGTGAGTGCTGTCCTTTGTAACACACAGTTAATCGATCCTTATAAAccatttgtatttatttgttttctttgcacaGATTGAAACGTTAGGCGAAGGGGAGAGGAGATTCAGAGGCGGTCATCtttggagatttttttccctctaaaagtttcatctttttttatttcaggatgTAGAAAATAAAGGAGTTTCCTCAGAGGACGACTAAGTTGTTTTACTGTGACAATTTTTGAAAGGAATTCTGCTATAATGTACAAATTCTTCAGTGTGCTAGGACTGTTCTTCTGGAATTTCTGGTCTGCGAGCCTTTATTTTAACAGGCCTTTCCAAGTAATGTCAGCCGCACCCAAAAGCGAGGTAGTGAAGATTTTCCAGATTAGTCCGTTCGATACTGCAAACCTGTCTCAGTCTTCTAGTCCGTTGACCCCAAAAGTGTCGGAAACTAATCGAGAAAACTCGAAGCACAGTAGCTTAACATCCAGCAGTCAAAACGATGCCAACAATGGATCTTTTACTGTGTCCTTACTACAAAATCCTAAAAGCATCCCACGGGATGCTTCTAAAGACTTCATTGAGAATTGGAATCTTTCTGACGACATTCTGACACCTTTCTCTTCCGGTGAGGAACGAAAAGATAAAATCACTCTGGGACGAGGTGGGCCTTTCTGTACCAGAGTAGAGGAAATAAATACCGAAGAAGGACAAGGTATATTACAAGAAAGTCTGGGAAATCTTGTCAATGATGAAAGTTACAGAAATGACAATGAAGATCAAACTGTcgataaagatgatgaagattCCAAGGTAGGATCACATGATAATAACGGTGAAAACAACGACGAAGATTCTTTTCGGCGAAAACGCTTTGATTCCATTGAGGCACCGGAAGACTATTTTAGAGATCAGGCCATGGGTCAGCAAAAAGATAATTCTAACGGTTTTACCAGTAATTTGATGACGTCTGCTGGGCTTGCGGCTTCTTGGCCAGAAAGCGGAATCACCACTGCACAACCTGTTTCCCAGGACATCCCTTGCGACGACTTCGTGTGTGActgcagcaagaagaagaagcaagCCAGCTGTTGTGGCCGCCAGTATAAGCTACGTCACATCCCACGTGTTCCTGCCTACGTCACCACCTTCCGCCTGTGGATGGCCAGCCTCGGAGAACTGACTAAAGAAAAGCTTGGAAACCTTTCCAACTATCACATTAAAACGATGGACCTACAGAACAACCGCATAATGATCTTGGACAATGACACCTTCGTCCTCTTTACACATCTGGAAAGCCTTGACCTAGGAAGTAATCCCATATCTGCAGTCATGCTGAGAGATGCCTTCTACAGCATCGGATCCTCAAAGTTCGTGGCCTTGAGACTAGACTCCATGTTCATTTACGACCTTCCAGACAACTTCTTCGACGCCTTCCAAAACAAATCATTCGATATTATCTCCATTGCCAACAACAGCCTCACAACTTTCAACGCAAGAACATTTTCTCCTTTTCGGTCTGTGATTAGACTAATCCTGTCTGACAATAGCATCTATAGCTTCGTGTTGAACAACACTGTGTACGCAAAAAAACTTCATCTTGAACGAAACGTGCTCACTAGTCTCCCCTTACTATGCAGTTCTAATGGCGGCCTGGTTTTCCCAAACCTCTTTTCGCTTTATCTGGGTGGAAACCCGTTCAAATCCGTATCTGCAGGAATCCTGAGAGGGCTCTGCCTGCCCAAGCTGCATAAATTAGACATTAGCTCCTCCATCGTCCTAAAGAGCCTGGGAAACAACTTTGTGGCAGACTTGCCCATGCTGGTGAATCTGATGGCGGGAAACATGGCATCACTATCCCGCTACGAACCCTTCTGCTTCAACAGTTCCTCCCtggaaaagttgtttttgaaaggAAACAAGGTCTGGGACTATGGCACCATCGTCCCGGGGGAGATCTTTGCTCATGCTCCGAATCTGAAGACAGTGGACATGACAAAGATCAAGTTTAACTTAAACACGGAAGTCGATTTGGCTCGCATGCTTCTTCCCGCAAAGTCTTTGGTCACGCTGAATATGGAAGCCTGCCTTCTGGGCAGCCTACCTGCTGACACATTTTCCCAGCTGCCCAATCTTCGAACGCTGGATTTCATCGGCAACCACATCAGTGCATTCAGTCTGGCACCTGCCTTTCGAAACGTCACGCGGCTGGACACGCTGATCCTGCAGGCCAATCAAATCACAATCGTCAACGAGAGCACCTTCCCGCTGGAGTTCCGGCGTTCCATTCGCGTGCTGGACCTCAGCAAGAACGACTTCGCCTGCACATGCGACCTGCTCTGGTTCAAATCCTGGATAGAGCAGGAGCGAAAATCTGGGAACATAAGCTTCCCGGACTACCCAAAATACTACCGCTGTCGCACCCCGGACAATCTTCGCGGCCAGTACATCTCGGACTACAACCCAAGCTACAGGGACTGCCACCCTTTGAGCATTTATGTCGTGGTTGGCAGTGCCGTTGGGGCGGTTGTCCTGGTAACGGCCCTGACATTGAGTCTGGCATATCGGTATCGCTGGTACCTTCGTTACTACGTCTACCGACTGAGGCGGCGACGACAATACAAGCCTATCGTAGATGAGGACGATGGTATCGTCTACGATATCTACATCGCGTACAGCCAGTTCGATGTCGAGTGGGTGGCGCAAGAGTTGGCCCCTCTCCTGGAGGCATCGCCTGATGTGAAGGTGAGCACAATAAAGAGAGGAGCTGACAAAGAAACTTGCACAAGCATGCATTTGCAAACGGATACCATACTGCATAGTAAATATTCAGTTTGTCTACATGCATGCTTACAATGTTGCACCTGTGGTCTTGTATCTCAATATGTTTGACACGCgcgttttctgtgtttgtacgtgtgaatgtgtgaatgccCATTAAGTCTGGTTGTATTGTGTTAGATGTAGacgttttttgtgtgtatgtaggtATCTCTGtatgcgcgtgtgtttgtgtgtgtgtgtcaatgcGCGCACACGTCCGTGCCAAGCCACCACTCGACAAAGACCACTGCAACGAATCTTGTTAGCTGCAGCATCCATCAATtaacttaatttttgtttgtgtgtgtgtgtgtgtttgtgtgtgtgtatatgtgtgtttgtgtgtgtgcttgtgcatgttCAGAACGTGTTCGTCAAGGACCGGGACCAGGGCGCCGGCGCAGTAGCCGACAACATCGTGCAGTACATGGACCAGAGCTCGCGCATC
This is a stretch of genomic DNA from Pomacea canaliculata isolate SZHN2017 linkage group LG3, ASM307304v1, whole genome shotgun sequence. It encodes these proteins:
- the LOC112559292 gene encoding toll-like receptor 13; protein product: MYKFFSVLGLFFWNFWSASLYFNRPFQVMSAAPKSEVVKIFQISPFDTANLSQSSSPLTPKVSETNRENSKHSSLTSSSQNDANNGSFTVSLLQNPKSIPRDASKDFIENWNLSDDILTPFSSGEERKDKITLGRGGPFCTRVEEINTEEGQGILQESLGNLVNDESYRNDNEDQTVDKDDEDSKVGSHDNNGENNDEDSFRRKRFDSIEAPEDYFRDQAMGQQKDNSNGFTSNLMTSAGLAASWPESGITTAQPVSQDIPCDDFVCDCSKKKKQASCCGRQYKLRHIPRVPAYVTTFRLWMASLGELTKEKLGNLSNYHIKTMDLQNNRIMILDNDTFVLFTHLESLDLGSNPISAVMLRDAFYSIGSSKFVALRLDSMFIYDLPDNFFDAFQNKSFDIISIANNSLTTFNARTFSPFRSVIRLILSDNSIYSFVLNNTVYAKKLHLERNVLTSLPLLCSSNGGLVFPNLFSLYLGGNPFKSVSAGILRGLCLPKLHKLDISSSIVLKSLGNNFVADLPMLVNLMAGNMASLSRYEPFCFNSSSLEKLFLKGNKVWDYGTIVPGEIFAHAPNLKTVDMTKIKFNLNTEVDLARMLLPAKSLVTLNMEACLLGSLPADTFSQLPNLRTLDFIGNHISAFSLAPAFRNVTRLDTLILQANQITIVNESTFPLEFRRSIRVLDLSKNDFACTCDLLWFKSWIEQERKSGNISFPDYPKYYRCRTPDNLRGQYISDYNPSYRDCHPLSIYVVVGSAVGAVVLVTALTLSLAYRYRWYLRYYVYRLRRRRQYKPIVDEDDGIVYDIYIAYSQFDVEWVAQELAPLLEASPDVKNVFVKDRDQGAGAVADNIVQYMDQSSRIVLVLSDGYAREGWSGYEFNNVIYAANEQHKDVIVILKGDIEAGRLTKDMRRLLTGGTFLHWEETEEAMGMFKDALNVALRTRGNLQELV